TGGAAGGCAGTTGTAAAGAATAGTTGTCTTTCCCCAAATTGTTTATGATTAGAGACCTTAACTGAATATAAACTGAGCAGAGCAGAAAAAAGATTCTCAGAATAAATAGACTAAAAGGGATGACAAGAATCTTAGCCTCTAAGAGTGAAGAATATGGCAGCTAGGAGGTGAGATCCTTCAGAAGAGCCTCTGCATCTGTGCACAGCACCCTCACCCTTGAGAGCTGCCACCATTTCAGATGCCGGTTTCACTGTTACCTGCTGAATTGAGACATATGCTTTCGCTTCATTTTTTCTACTCTGTCTCTTGGGAGTTGGGCTCTTGTATTCTTGCTATCCAGAGTAGTTTCCTTTAATATCATAACTGTCCCATAGTTTCCCACCTATCCAAGTTACAAAAAGTGAGTGTTGCTcataggaaaagaaatggaaatttgtTTTGCCATGTGGTGGCTATTTCAGAAATCAATCTCAAATGCTGGGCTTTGGGTAATtcattccttcagatatatttccaggaACCacattgtgccaggcactgtaataCCTTCTGTGGTTATATCAGTGAGCAAAACAGGCAAAGGAACAGCATTTATGGACCTTACAATCTAGTAAGGGAGACAGGAAATGGAATACTGGTATGTAATCTCACAATGTGATGAATCctctgaggaaaaagaaagcttCATAATAGATAGTAATTGATTATCACATCTGGGTAGTAATTTACAGTAATGTATAGGTTGTAATGGGGGCGGGTATTCCTGCATATCCCCCTAAGCTTTTCTGCATATAATTTGAACCAAGACAGGTTTTGAGGGGAGTCATCCATCGTAATTGCATCGACAGAACATCCCAGGGCagtttgtattcctttttttaatatctaactttttaaatattttcaattatagttgacacacagaattatgttagtttcaggtgtacagcatagtgattaggcatgcatataatttacaaaatgatcacGAGGTAAGTCCAGCACAGGCCTGTTTCTAATGATTGATAGGCTTCCTGCCTCAGAAACTTAAGTGAATGCAGATTTCCCAGTCACATCCCACACCACCTAAACCAGGACTGCCTTTTGAGCAACGGCCTGATACATGCCTCATTTTGACATTCTTTGTCCCAAATCCTGGGTTACACCTACATCACTACATTTATAATACACCTTTTAATGGAATGGATAACGGTTGTGCTCTTGCCATTGATTCCAGACTTTTACAGGCCTCACTTTAGTAGCCTTTTTGAGTCCCTTCCCCCAATGCCAACTGAGGTTCTTCCCAGCCATTCTTTTCTAGTTGATAATGGCCAGCCTCATACTGTACCAATTTCTGGaaatctttttattcttaaagacCTCTTCTGGTCATCTATTTCCAGCCAGAGCTGTGGGTGTCCGTGTACCAGATGTATTATCTGCCCCTTCCTAGGAGTGCCTCCTCTGCTACTATACTGACACCTGAACTCCTAATTGTCCGtttagaaaaggttttttttttaactttttttttttattgttcaacgTTTTTTAAATGCGTATAAAGTGAAGAATATAGTCCGTGGCTCTAGTACTTTTCTACTCAGCCTGCTAAAAACAACTTAAGTCTCACCGTGTTTGCATCACGAAGCTCTGGAAATGTACCCATTTTTCGCAACATTCGAAGCACCAGAAAATGGGATAATTTCAGTAGCTCCTCATCTTTCCGACACCCCTGACTATTGGCCCCAAAGCCGCGGCTCTACTTTTGTACGGCACTCAGGTATCCCAACATGGCGGCCCCCATAGCGGCACTGTGAGATGGGCGCGGACATATTGCTAGCGAATACGGAAATGGTTGTCAAGTTTATTCAAACTCCTGAGATCCTCCTCGGCTACCGTAGACGGAGCGGGACACGTGCAGAAGTTGAAGCAGTTCACGGAAATAAACGTTTGCACTCTCCTTGTGGGTCCGGTGAAAAACTCAGGTCAGTGTGTGGTTTTGTCTCCAGAAATTTTTTGTCACAGTGGAAGTTTTGTTTTTCACACGGTGACACATGGGCGAGGTGTAGTGTGGAGCGTGGAATCGTCACTGGGGTCGGAGGAGGAGGGTAGAAGCGCCCAGGTAGAGCTAATTAAGATGAACCTGGTGGGAAAGAAAATTGAAGTATTTGAGGGGATCCAGATGCATCTGTCTGTGGTTGGTGGGTCTGGGGGTCGGTGCACCGATTAAGAGTTTGTAGAGATCACGTCCTTGTCCCGAATGTCAGTCAGGGTGTGGGGTTCTGCAGGTCACCCCAGTTGTAGGGAGTTCAGGTGGCGTTTAGGACGGTCGCCGTGTCAGATTCAGGTTGGGGATTTAATACGCCGCTCAGTGATGTTGGAGCCGGCGTGGGTGGTCATCGCATTGAGGTATCTGGCCCCTAATGAttacctttaaaaaagagagatcaGTGTCTTTGGTGCGGAGAGGCTTGGGAGCGTGGAGCTTTGGACGCCGGTGAACCCGGGTTTCTGGTTTAACTTAAGAACCCGGCTGCTGCTGGGACAGAAGGGATTAGGGCCCTGAGCATTAGTTCCAATCCCTCTGTTTTTTTATCCTTTAGGGAAAAACCCACCAACGAACGTTTGTTGTGTATCCTCTGTGGCACCTTTCTCGCTGCAAAGGCAGAATTGGGCCATTGTGACACAGACATTTTGGTCTGCAAATTGGAAAATGTTAATCTGTCTCAGAAGATGTTTGCCAACGCCTTGCACTCACCTCTTAATACAATATATAGCAGTGGACACTGTTGCTCATTTTCCTGAAATACATTCATATGTTTTTCTTTGCTAACAGAATTTCTACTTTATTTACTATCCATCCCTCTGGCAAGGTGACCCATATGCCCGTGTGTTAGTAAGTCCAGGCCATTCTTAGTCAACAGTGGTGGTTCCAGTTCCCATTGCTAGTGATTGAATTACTATGAAATGAGCATAGGTACATGGTGCAGCTCTAGCCGGACATGTACGTGAATATATGTTAGTTGTTCCTGGGAAAGAATTTgctcttttaaatatgttaattccTTGAGTCTGAAGGGGAGCAGTTTGACACCCTAAAATATGCCTGTtaggatattgattattttatgcTGGTTAATTTGAAGAAACCGCAGTCCTGAGAGAAAACCTAGTAGAAGTTATCCCTCATAAAGGACATTTATATTGGTAAAGGCAGTCTCGTGTGAGGGTGTCTCCCTCAATATACCAAACCCACCTTAAGTATCAGTGGAGGAAGCAGGACTTTGTATCTGGACTTATAACCTTAAGcttgtttactgtgcttttctTAGTAACCTACCCTAACTGACGTGTCCACCCCCAACATCTTTTGACTTTAGGTGAAGGTGGTATTTCCGGTGTTGGTGGCTGCCATTTTGGCCAGTTACTCCATTTTCTTGGGTCACTTCCATGTATATAGGAGGTATGCATCTTATTAACCTTGTTGATTGTTTTTCCCGTTAATCTGTATTacatcaatttaattattagaccagccaaagaacctagaaaagaaggaagagttaTATTGCCCTTCAATGTTATTTCCCTCATCTTCTTTCACAGTCAAGTTACTCCACTTAAAACTCTACAGAATAAAGGAATACCTCCACTGCATTTCTTCTGGCTTTATTCGCCATAAGAATAAATACTCTGGGGACACTATATAAAGGGATAGTAGTGATACTGTGGGCATTGTGTGAGAGTCAGGGCCCAGGAGCACTGTAGAATCCGGGTCAAGGGGAAGTGTATCACCCACTGAATTTTCTCCTCAATCCACAGGTCCTGACTCCCCAGGAGCAATAGAATCATGTGAAGCAGGAGGAAGTTGCAGGGTTGGGTATCAGCATGTCTGGGGACACACCTGACTGAAGAGAGATTTCTGAACAGAAATTTGGAACAGACCCAGAACACACCAAGACAGAGCCTTCCTTTGCCAGcttttttcagagaagaaaatgttcCAGGCTCAAGTACTTGgttttatgctttcttttcttcattaatGGATCTTTAGAGGATTATTAAAAATCATCTcagttaatgaaaaaaattatatattatatgtgtatatgtattttgtCTCTCAAATATATGAATGTGTTTCTAGGTTAATAGGAACATTTAAATTAGAAACTTCTAATTTCTTTCTCTAACTTCTAATGATAGAAACTTCTAATTATATGAACGCATGGATAACTGTACAATTATAAAAACAGGTGGGGCagatgtaggtttacagttgtgagtatgaaaCAGAGTTGGTTCTtacatttatctttttgtttattaattattgtattattttctataagaacaactttgctccaccctgtattttaCTAGGCATGTGATTATTCAGTTGtatcttaaaataaaacccaCTCACTATATAGATACAGTTTATAAAGTGAGAATTAGAAGAAAAACTAACATTTCTTTCATACCATCTAAAGCACATCATGCCATTGAACAGCATGATGTTGTTACAGGAATCCCTGACATTTCACGATGTGGCCGTGGACTTCACCTTAGAGGAGTGGCAGCTCCTGGACCCCAGTCAGAAGGACCTGTACAGGGACGTGATGTTGGAGAACTACAGCAACCTGGTGTCAGTGGGTGAGGACGGCTCCCCGGTGTCACTCAGATGGTTTCTAGTCAGTGGCCTTTCCATCCTCCAGCTTCTGAAAGCTTGGGCATGTCAGTGGTTTTCTGAAGTGGTAGATGAGTCTCAgttccttctctggccccagATCAGTATGTTCTCCCTTCTCTTGAGAGAAAAGTCTTTACTTTGTAAATGTGAAAATTGTTTTGTCCTGAAATATAACATTCTGCGTTCTTCACAGAACCCAAATCTTTTTTAGTTAGTCTAAGTCTTCTGCCATTCCCCATGAACAGGTTATGAATCCAGCAATCCAGACATATTCTCCAAGTTGGATCATGGAGAAGCACCATGGACAAAGGAAGGTGAAATCCACTGTCATAACCTTTCAGGTGAGTTAGAGAACCAGCGCATTCTAATCATTCAGAGAAGGTCTGAACCAGCAGGTCTGTGGAAATCACATTCTAGTCATTCAGAGAAGAGGCTCAGAGTGAAGGGGGTTTGAGGATAGGTAAGCAGTACCTCTGCGCATGTCTCTCCCAGTTAGAGATCTCTTTATAAGCTTTTTaggagtttaaagaaaaatagattccTTTATTTCTTATGGGGTGTGACCCTTCTTTATTTTATCTGCaccttgatattttgtttgtatggTTCTGTTTTTTAGAATCCTCaaatctttctcttcttcatagTCTTCCACCTCCTCTGCTATAAAATTCCACTGtctttctccaaagagaaaacTGTGCTCACTGTCTTCTGACCACTGCTCCTTTCTGCTCCGGGTAATGTGGATTTCCCTTTCTAATACCCACCCCTTCTTGGATGCTGTGCCCCCAAAGTAAGCTGGTCTTCACTgtgcctttgcttttcttcttctcttagcTTCACTTTTTCTTCACTCTGAGGTTCTTCAACTGTTCTGTTTCTACTTCCTCATCCGATCCACTAGCCCTTCAAATTTTTGTTCATTCTAATCAGCTACGCTTCTTTTGTTTCCTGCACAAGCCCCCCCAAATTCGATCTTCCCGCTGTGATCCACCACACACTATTGTGTAGAATTTACTCGTCTTGATGGCAGCTCTCCTGAGCTCCCAATAACTGCCAGGACCTAGAATCATCGTCCGTCCTAGAAAAGCCCTGTGAGTTCAGGTTCACCTTCACTCCTGTGCATCTGCCATCCTGGCCATCCAGTGTCACCTCAGTTGTTCCTTCCTGCAGAGCTCTCTTCTTAAAAGGAGTCTTCTGTTCATGTATTTCAACTAGGAGAttcattttaatacatatattctCAGTTCCAGCCTATACTGGACAATAACTCTTTCCTACATCAAATTAATTCCTTTGTGTATttactaattctttttttccttggtgTTTATCATAGATATTACTACCGTATTTACCTCCTGAGACGTTTCATTTTTCCTCCCATCATATTCTGACAACATTAAGTCCCAATTAACTATGTTACCTCTCACATGACATGAAATTTTTCAGTGATTTCTGTGATATATCTTGCTTATGCAGagatttccattttctctcctaaaGTCTGCAGTGTGTTCCATACATGGGATTGCTTCCTTGGTTTATCCTTTTCTAGATTACTCTCGATAGCCTAGTATAAGCTAGAGGATAACAACAGTGAGAAATGGCATACAAATAGACCAAGAGCTCTCATTCTATCTAAAAGGAGGAGAcataaaatcaatcaaaataaaaaataaataatatgtacaCAGAGTAAAGACTGCTGTAATGAAATTAAGTCAGCATTAATAGAACAGGAAGGACTGGGGCTGGGATAGGAACACCTCTCTGAGGTATAGTTTGTAAGTCAGGGGTGCTAGGAGCTCTCTGCTCTGTTATCACCTTAGTCCTGCCATGTGTACCACAATAATGAATCCAGTTTGAGTTCTGGCTTCTTCCAAAATgtacctttcatttcttcttctaccTTTCTCCAGCTCTAATGCACCTTTCTGTGTTCACAACTTGCAGCTGTTTGTTGCAtgtgtctttgcttttttaagtGGCTTCATCAAAGACAGTGGAGGCTCTGTGAACATAAGGATTGTGCTTGTGTGTCCCACCTAGAGCCCTGTTCGTACACAGTAGTCATCAGTGAAGAATGTGGAAGTACTGACTCTGTCCCTCATCAGTGTGTATGAGGTAGCCGTCCTACCTGTGGTCTGATGCTATAGTAAATTGCTTGTATTTTACAATCTGTGTGTTTGGCAAGGCCAATAATTAGAATGTAGCcaaatttgtgtttatttctttttatcacctATACCAATGTACAAGGAACACGAAACATGGAGTTTTAGTTACACACATATCATCAGGTCATCACTAAAAAGGACACTTCACATCaaggtatatttttttcattacctttcTTCCAAATGAAGATGACAgaggaattcattttctttcctagaCATCTGGAAACTTGATGACCATCTGCTGGAGAACATAGAAAGTGAAAGCATGGAGAATAGTCTGGAACAATGGcacaaaaataacatatttgaaaattgtgTCCATTGGTGCAAAAGTCATTTTTTGTTACAACAAAATCATGGTACATTTGACTCACATGGAGAAGGTATGAAATCAGATTTATCTTTACCTAACCAGAGCAGAAGCTGTGAAATCAAGAGGCCCACTGAACTTTCTGGAAATGGGAAATCCTTTCTCCATGCTAACAGTAAACAGTTTCAGACTGAAATGAAATTCCTGGAAATTCAAAAACTCATCAGCATCAAGTCCCAACTCATCAAGCATCAGAAACCTCAGAAAATAAGGAAACGACATATACgtggtgaatgtgggaaagccttcatgAAGAAGTGTTTGCTTAATGATCACCAGAATCttcatacaggagagaaaccccATCAGTGTAGTCTATGTGGGAAAGCCTTCTCCAGAAAGGTCACACTGAATGAACACCAGAGATCGCATACAGGAGAGAAACCTCATGAATGCAGAGAGTGTGGCAAAGCCTTTCTCAAGAAATCACGGCtcaatatacattataaaatacacACAGGGGAGAAACCCTTTGTATGCAGTGACTGTGGGAAACGCTTTATTCAGAAGGGTAATCTCATGGTACATCTACGGACTCACACAGGCGAGAAACCTTATATATGTAACGAATGTGGAAAAGGCTTCAGCCAAAAGACATCTCTCACGACACATCAGAGATTTCACACAGGAAAGACACCCTTTGTGTGTGGTGAATGTGGAAAATCCTGTTCCCAGAAGACAGGTCTCATTAAACATGaaagaattcacactggagagaaaccctttgAATGCGGTGACTGTGGGAAAGCCTTTATTGGGAAGCCACAGCTTGTTgtacatcagagaattcatacaggAGAGAGACCCTATGGTTGTAATGAATGCGGGAAAGCCTTCAGAGCAAAGTCAGTCCTCAATGAACATCAGAAAATTCACTCAGTCAAGGTGGTGCATCCTCTCTCAGGGAGTCAAGTGTCATCAAAGACTAGTGTGGTCCTGCAGGAGAAAAACCTTGTTAATACAGTGGCTATGCAGGTGCCTTTTCTGGCTCCTCAGACAGCATTAAACATCAGTGGGCTCCTAGCAAACAGAAGTGTAGTCATAGTGGGCCAGCCTGTGGCCAACTGTGCACCCTCAGGAGGATTTGCACAGGATAGAAACCTTATGAATGCAGGTCTGAGTATGGACTTGCCTTCGGTTGTCAATTATGTGTTATTTTATGTCACAGGAAACCAATAGGAAAAAACTCAGACACATTCTGTGTGCAAAGATTTGATCAAAGCTTTCTACCTCAGGTTGTGGATGAAAAGTATATCCTGAGAGAAATTGTGTAAATGCTGAGACTGGGAAGTCATGATACTCTCATTCTATGAAATATATGCATTGACGCAGAGGCATAATCTGATGTTAACCTAGACACATACATCAATTGGTCTATTAAAGGATTGAAAGAAGCTAAGTGAAGCCAGTAAgtgaagttttttaaaacataaaagttattTGTATCTGGGATGTTGCTATGAATAAAAAACCAGGAAGGAGGTAATACTGGGTTGGTGGGATATGGAGCATGTATATATTAATTCAGTTTCCCTAGACCAAAGTGAAGGGTTAATTGAAAACTTGGATGTCTACCATAAACTCTTAGCAGTTTATATTATACAGAGGGATTATGAAATAACAGGTTCAGATTGAAtcagttcattcatttatatcaAGTTTTTGTCACATACTGCCTTTATATCTGGTTCTGTTCCAGGAGCTGAGGATAAACTGGTGACCAAAACAGAAACCCACTCTGGCTGTGTGGCTAAGTGGAtcgagcgccagcctgtgaaagGTCGctagttgattcccagtcagggcacatgcctgggttgcaggccagatccccagttgggggcgtacaaGAAACattcaatccatgtttctctccctctccatctccctacccctctctaaaaataagtaaaacctaacaaaatttaaaaatttttacaaattgagaaaaagaaacaaaaatactaagggggaaaaaaatcccctaAACAGAAACTGATGATCTCCAGCTTTTTCCTATTGGTTTCCTGACAGCATTGAAGTAGTTGGGTTATCTTTAAGTGGTATCTCTATACTCCAGCTAATCTAGTGAGAGGATGTAATTGTCTTTATTAGGTGAAATGGACGTGGAGCATTTGGTTCAAGGGGATATGACAATTTACTGCTAAAGGAGCATATTATTTTGAGAGATTAGGGAGGGACTCTTTAGTGGCAGTTAAGTACCACAAAATAcaagtaagttatttttttaaggccATTCGTTTTCTCCACAAGGAcattataaattaaacaaaattttaatggttttacttaaattttaattgtttataaaGTAATTGAACACCCATGAATAAAAAAATCAGTTCTCCATTTGCACTGACCACATTTCACATGCTTAACAGTTATGCGAGGAGTGGATATAGCAAAATGAGCAAAACTGAGACCAGGAGGAAAATTACTGTCATTTCCATTGTATCAGAAAATAATATTGGTGAGTACCAGCTTccatattttacatttctcagCACATTAAGAAAATCAAAACCCTAATTACATACAGATTTGGAAAGTAAATAAACTAACAGACtaatcaaaatgtattttgtcACTGATGAAAATAGTTCTAAAGAGTAGAACTGCCACCTGAAATTGTTTTGTGTGAGTGTGGGATCAGAGAGGTTTATTAACTGATTACAAggagagcaggaaaggaaaatgattcCCAGAATtaatggaacaaaaacaaaatgagaaccaTAGTCTCTAAGAATGGTGGACAGTATAAGAAATGGGAGGTGATATCTATTTGGAATGTTTTGGAGATGACTGTAGATTTGCCCACAGACCTATTACCTATGAAAAGGATTATGGCTCTTCTGGGACCTGCTGAATTGCGACTTGTGACTTCTATCTCCCTCATTCCATCCCACCTTGTTGAGAGTGGGTTCTTTGCCTTCTTCTGTATCCAGAGTTCTTTGCCCTGATCCCATGAGGCTATAATACCCCAGTTCCACACAGTGAGTCTTATTTagggaaataaatggaaattggCCATGCTGTGGCTGTCTCAGAATTGTTGAAATCCTGGTAATTTTCTCCAGAAATAAAGTACCATCACTTTGCAAACGTACAGTTTTACACACATGATACATCAGTGAACCCAAGAAGCAGttatggaaattttaatatggATTAATGTCCCCATCACCACCCTCACAGTAACCTTGTAATGGGATGGATTCAGGGCAGTCTCCAGGAAAGCATCAGTCATGTGTGCTCCACCATCCAGACCCCCACTTCTGGTCCTGTCAAACTCCACATCTGGCCTTGGCATGGTCACATTGGCTCATTCGTGAAACTGAATAGTCAGGGCTTCAGAACTGGGGCTGTCAGGCTTCCCTGAGCGCTGAGTTCACCTTTCAAAGCCTCGCAACTCCAGGTGAAGGCAGCCTAGTGCCCACCTAAGTCTGCTACCACACATACGATCCTTATGGTTCCCATAAAGTCCACCCTTCATTTTGAATAATGCTTAGGAATGGGTCCCACAGTTGCACTACCTGATTGGAATCCTAAACTTCATGCTTTTGAGCAAGTTACGTCACTCACCTGTCTCTCAGTGTACCTGTAAAATATTTGCCTCaggtttgttttgagaagtaggtgtagttaaaaaaaaaaagtgcctgtCAAATAGGCAATTCATGAAAGAATCATTATGGGTCCTAGTGAGGGAGGAATCCCACTTTACTCTCATATACTGGCTCATCATCTTCAGTTACCACTTTTGCAGTGAAGCCTGTGGGCTCCATTTACACAGACCCCCATCTCCAAATCTCTCCAGGACTATAAGACTTTTCCAGTGTTTTGTCACCCGTCTGACTCCTGCCTCTAACGTCTGGCTCTACCAAGTTCCTTATGCGTCCAAAGGCTCCTTTTGACATTAGTTCCCGGGTGGTCTCGGCCCCAGGAAGATTTCTGCCCCCATGGTGCTCCTCAGTAATGGCTCACGAGTGTTGCCATCTTTCTGTTTTGCCCAAAATCCTAGATAGAATACAAGCCGCTCCACGTTGGCCTCTGCAAACTTATTCAGCACAGTGTTCTTGATCCACAATGAGATTAAGAGTTGTCGAAAAGGCGACTTCAATTTCTTCTAGCTGCTGTTGCGGAGCCACAGACGCCAAGGTGGTCGCTTGGGTCTCTATCCGGGGTTGGGTGTCCTCCTATAAGTCATAGAGCCACGCCCACAACGGGAACCAGGACTGGAGCATCCAGAAGCTTACCTAACAGCAGCTAAAGTAGGGGCTGCAGCATTAGCGCATCAAGATGCCAATAGTTTTGGAAGTGAGTTGAGACTGGCAGCCGCCCGGAGTCTTGAGAAGCTCAGCAACAGGTGGGTGGAGgtctgtgcagggcagaggactGGGGGCCTATGGAGGCGAGAGAAGGGCTGTTTGGGGGACTTTTGGTTCAGTCACTAGGGAGTCTTGGCTTTCATGATCCTCCCTTTGGGCGTCACTGTTACAGAGCTTATGAAGATGTTAATGAGTGTTCAACTCTCAGGTGGGTGATGCTGTGGTTAAGGACTGAGTTGATAGGTGTGTGTCAGTGAATGCAGTGTCTTTTACAGAATCATGATTTACTACAGGGCTTGGACATAGGGATGCCTGGAGGTTAGGGGAGACGGTTAATGAACAGGATTTCCTTGTTCAGATTTAAGATTGAAACTTGGagtcaggtttttgttttctgttttttagggGGGAGGCCAGTGTATGTCTGTAGAGATGCAGACCCAGGGACCCTGGACAGTAAGTGGGCTGAGACTCATGATGTGTTGACTGTTGGAAACATACCATGTGATACCTTCATCCAGCTAATCCAAATCCAGAGCATTTTTTCCTCAAGGTACTAATTAAAAACTCTTTTGTCTTCTCATGTAAATACTTTAGTCATTATCTTCCTAACAAACAGAGTAGTTAGAGATGATCTAGTGTGTGTCATGAAAGATGTGTTTTGTTCTCTGCCTCCTGGTTGCCTCCGCAATTGTCTTGGATATTTCCTTTCACATTCACTGTACGCAGTAGTGATCTCTATTACCCTGAGCTCTGATCAGTGAAAGCATTGcgtgtgtctttttatttttatttattttttacctcacctgaggacattttttcattgcctttagagaaagaggaagggagaaagggaaacatcgatgAGAGACAAGATTCAATGCCCCCGGCCACAAACATGCCCTCACAGGGGACCGAAACCGCAATCTTCCTCTTACAGGACAGGATGCTCCATCCAATTGAGCCACATCGCCCAtttgtctggtttttttttaactttatttttgatatatttattgattatgctattacagttgtcccatttcccccccttcactcaactccatcctgcacaccccctccctcccacattccccccctatagttcatgtccatgggtcatacttataagttctttggcttctacatttcctacactattcttaccctccccctctctattttccacctatcatttatgctatttattctctgtacctttcccctctctctccccctcccactcccctattgataaccctccatgtgatctcaatttctgtacttctgttcctgttctagttgtttgcttagttttcttttgttttggttttaggtgtggttgttaataactgagtttgctgtcatttttactgttcccattttttatcttctttttcttagataagtccctttaacatttcatataataatggcttggtgatgatgaactcctttaacttgaccttatctgagaagcactttatctgccctttcattctaaatgatagctttgctggatacggtaatcttggatgtaggcccttgcctttcatgactttgaatacttctttccagctccttcttgcctgtaaggtctcttttgagaaatcagctgacagtcttatgggaactcctttgtaggtaactgtccttttctcttgctgcttctaagattctctccttctgtttcatcttgggtaatgtaattatgatgtgccttggtgtgttcctccttgggtccagcttctttgggactctctgagcttcctggacttcctggaagtctatttcctttgccagactggggaa
The sequence above is drawn from the Desmodus rotundus isolate HL8 chromosome 12, HLdesRot8A.1, whole genome shotgun sequence genome and encodes:
- the LOC128779629 gene encoding zinc finger protein 432 gives rise to the protein MKMFQAQESLTFHDVAVDFTLEEWQLLDPSQKDLYRDVMLENYSNLVSVGYESSNPDIFSKLDHGEAPWTKEGEIHCHNLSEIWRFDDHLLEHLQNESMENSLEQWHKCKTFENTVHQSRTCPLLLKNHMFISHRESMKSNLSLLNQSRSCEIKIPTELSGDGKSFLHANSERFQAEMKFPQNQKLISTKSQLIKHQKPQKREKPHVCGECGKAFMKKSWLTDHQIIHTGEKPHQCSLCGKAFSRKFMLTEHQRTHTGEKPYKCSECGKAFLKKSRLNIHQKTHTGEKPFICSDCGKGFIQKGNLIVHRRIHTGEKPYICNECGKGFIQKTCLIAHQRFHTGKTPFVCSECGKSCSQKSGLIKHQRIHTGEKPFECSDCGKAFTTKQKLIVHQRTHTGERPYSCNECGKAFAYMSCLVKHKRIHIREKCGDSVKVENPLTKSPSSSLTSVVLQEKNFVNTMTTQVPSVPPQTALNISGLLANRNVVIMGQPVARCAPSGGFAQDGNLMNAVSKDSPSVINYMLFYVTGNRHCEMGADILLANTEMVVKFIQTPEILLGYRRRSGTRAEVEAVHGNKRLHSPCGSGEKLRTEIWNRPRTHQDRAFLCQLFSEKKMFQAQHIMPLNSMMLLQESLTFHDVAVDFTLEEWQLLDPSQKDLYRDVMLENYSNLVSVGYESSNPDIFSKLDHGEAPWTKEGEIHCHNLSDIWKLDDHLLENIESESMENSLEQWHKNNIFENCVHWCKSHFLLQQNHGTFDSHGEGMKSDLSLPNQSRSCEIKRPTELSGNGKSFLHANSKQFQTEMKFLEIQKLISIKSQLIKHQKPQKIRKRHIRGECGKAFMKKCLLNDHQNLHTGEKPHQCSLCGKAFSRKVTLNEHQRSHTGEKPHECRECGKAFLKKSRLNIHYKIHTGEKPFVCSDCGKRFIQKGNLMVHLRTHTGEKPYICNECGKGFSQKTSLTTHQRFHTGKTPFVCGECGKSCSQKTGLIKHERIHTGEKPFECGDCGKAFIGKPQLVVHQRIHTGERPYGCNECGKAFRAKSVLNEHQKIHSVKVVHPLSGSQVSSKTSVVLQEKNLVNTVAMQVPFLAPQTALNISGLLANRSVVIVGQPVANCAPSGGFAQDRNLMNAGLSMDLPSVVNYVLFYVTGNQ